One window of Quercus robur chromosome 5, dhQueRobu3.1, whole genome shotgun sequence genomic DNA carries:
- the LOC126729083 gene encoding B3 domain-containing transcription factor LEC2, producing the protein MDTFFTYTPTTTTTTTNTMNFPSTTTNTTTAAASSTSSMPSSQYYFPPHDETQTLMQFPYAYPLELVQAGQQGEAFTYPSYPFVIGMNSSQPHLVPDEQQQERRLVDAWTTKVARCKRKMARQKSLCLTKDSASWASSTQMNTQGLAVYDADHVQNVNNVNEDPYTFRTPDNKRLRFLLKKELKNSDVGSLGRIVLPKREAEENLPILSDKDGIQIVIQDAYSNQAWIMKYKYWLNNKSRMYVLENTVDFVKQNGLAIGDSITLYEDELKNLYFSIKKVDKPVNEPLYKQQYTNLGINCNNFSAPFMHESRDEEEASLALLIEQLRHQEEQDANSLATLPIGGTSSHSRLI; encoded by the exons ATGGATACCTTTTTCACCTACactcccaccaccaccaccaccaccacaaacacCATGAACTTTCCttcaaccaccaccaacaccactaCTGCTGCTGCTTcatctacatcatcaatgcCGTCCTCTCAGTATTATTTTCCACCTCATGATGAAACTCAAACCCTGATGCAATTCCCATACGCATATCCTTTGGAGCTAGTGCAGGCCGGTCAGCAAGGCGAGGCATTCACATACCCTTCGTATCCTTTCGTAATTGGCATGAATTCTTCACAGCCGCATTTGGTACCCGATGAGCAACAGCAAGAGAGAAGGCTTGTGGATGCTTGGACCACCAAGGTTGCGAGATGTAAGCGCAAAATGGCACGCCAAAAGAGCCTTTGTTTGACCAAAGATTCTGCTTCTTGGGCTTCCTCGACTCAGATGAATACACAAGGACTAGCCGTGTATGATGCTGATCATGTGCAGAACGTCAACAACGTGAATGAAGATCCCTACACTTTCCGCACTCCAGACAATAAG AGGCTGagatttttgctaaaaaaggAGTTGAAGAATAGTGATGTTGGGTCTTTGGGCAGGATCGTTCTTCCAAAG AGAGAAGCAGAGGAAAACCTTCCAATCCTCTCTGATAAAGATGGAATCCAAATTGTAATCCAAGATGCGTATTCTAACCAAGCGTGGATTATGAAATACAA GTATTGGTTAAATAATAAGAGCAGAATGTATGTTCTTGAAAATACGG TGGATTTTGTAAAACAAAATGGGCTGGCGATTGGAGATTCCATTACTCTCTATGAGGACGAACTCAAGAATCTC TATTTCTCCATTAAAAAGGTTGACAAACCAGTAAATGAGCCCTTATACAAACAACAATATACGAACCTCGGCATCAACTGCAACAACTTTTCTGCACCTTTTATGCACGAGTCTAGGGATGAGGAAGAAGCATCTTTAGCATTGCTAATAGAGCAACTCAGGCACCAGGAAGAACAAGACGCTAACAGCCTTGCAACTTTGCCTATCGGAGGCACTTCTTCGCATAGTCGGCTCATTTAA
- the LOC126725997 gene encoding 30S ribosomal protein S5, chloroplastic, translating to MATASATLSSLSSLSLHTAANSRISLSKPRNPFFTKPTKPSLHHSFSSHPTTTTTFTVKSSDIDTTFFDNFNPNDETDTVFNAPERPEDFVAPPSFDEGPMETEEEIATAYEELYGPAYSGESYLGNDIYVMDSKVQKKTGFGSKTKREKVKDGFEERVVQVRRVTKVVKGGKQLHFRAVVVVGDKQGQVGVGVGKAKEVVGAVQKSAINARRNIVSVPMTKYLTFPHRSEGDYGAAKVMLRPASPGTGVIAGGAVRIVLELAGVENALGKQLGSNNALNNARATVVAVQKMRQFRDVARERGIPMEELWK from the exons ATGGCTACAGCCTCAGCAACTCTCTCATCcctttcctctctctccctccacaCCGCAGCTAACTCTCgtatctctctctccaaacccagaaaccccttcttcacaaaacccacaaaaccctCTCTTCACCACTCCTTTTCCTCACACcccacaacaacaaccacctTCACAGTCAAATCCTCTGACATAGACACCACCTTCTTCGACAACTTCAACCCCAACGACGAAACCGACACCGTCTTCAACGCCCCCGAACGCCCTGAAGACTTTGTCGCCCCACCTTCCTTCGACGAGGGTCCAATGGAGACCGAAGAAGAAATAGCCACTGCGTATGAAGAACTGTACGGACCAGCTTACAGTGGAGAGAGTTATTTGGGAAATGACATATACGTGATGGACTCTAAGGTGCAAAAAAAAACTGGGTTTGGATCCAAAACGAAGAGGGAAAAAGTGAAAGATGGGTTCGAAGAGAGAGTTGTGCAGGTGAGAAGGGTGACCAAGGTGGTCAAAGGAGGGAAACAATTGCATTTCAGAGCAGTTGTGGTGGTGGGTGATAAGCAAGGTCAAGTGGGTGTTGGAGTTGGGAAGGCCAAGGAGGTTGTTGGGGCTGTTCAGAAGTCCGCCATTAATGCTCGCCGGAATATTGTGTCGGTTCCCATGACTAAGTACCTTACTTTCCCACATAG ATCTGAGGGTGATTATGGAGCTGCGAAAGTGATGCTTAGACCTGCTTCTCCTGGTACTGGAGTGATTGCTGGAGGGGCTGTAAGAATTGTTCTAGAACTGGCAGGTGTTGAGAATGCTTTGGGAAAGCAACTGGGGAGTAACAATGCCCTCAACAATGCAAGAGCCACAGTTGTTGCAGTGCAGAAAATGAGGCAGTTCAGGGATGTTGCTCGTGAGCGTGGAATCCCAATGGAAGAGCTGTGGAAGTGA
- the LOC126728199 gene encoding uncharacterized protein LOC126728199 produces the protein MWEGETLKTYFDRYWEIFNEIDGDFDDLAIRTFKVGLPAEHDLRKSLTRKSIRSVHQLMDRIDEYKRVEKDEQQGEGKAKVVLQDRMDFRSNRTSSKPSRVLFIVQPFIEDLPPDSKRSRVGVQPVLSFSDEDKAGTLQPHDDALVVTLKIGGYDVKRVLVDQGNGAKIMYPDLFRGLKLRPNDLTCYDSPLIGFDGKIVFPRSQIRLPIQAGSEVVEIPLALGDQKKTSFVKPIENYHYKVMPFGLKNVESTYQRMMTRMFKPQLGKNIEVYIDDMVVKRKVESEHINDLGDIFEILRKHKLRLNATKYSFGLGSGKFLGYMVTHYEIEVDPD, from the exons ATGTGGGAGGGCGAGACCCTGAAGACGTATTTCGACAGGTATTGGGAGATATTCAATGAGATAGATGGGGACTTTGATGACTTGGCTATAAGGACTTTCAAGGTCGGCTTACCCGCCGAGCATGATCTGAGAAAGTCTCTAACTAGGAAATCGATTAGAAGTGTGCATCAACTCATGGACCGTATTGATGAGTATAAGCGGGTTGAGAAGGATGAACAACAGGGAGAAGGGAAAGCCAAAGTGGTCCTTCAGGATAGAATGGATTTCAGGTCAAATAG GACTAGTTCAAAACCATCTAGGGTGCTGTTTATAGTTCAACCATTTATCGAAGACTTGCCCCCTGATTCGAAGAGGAGTAGAGTGGGGGTCCAACCAGTTTTGAGCTTTTCTGATGAGGACAAGGCTGGGACCTTACAGCCACACGATGATGCCCTAGTAGTTACTCTCAAGATAggagggtatgatgtgaagagggtaCTAGTAGACCAAGGCAACGGCGCAAAGATCATGTATCCTGATCTATTTAGAGGACTGAAGCTGAGGCCCAATGACCTAACCTGCTATGACTCCCCTCTAATAGGGTTTGATGGGAAAATTGTCTTTCCAAGGAGCCAGATTAGGCTGCCTATTCAGGCAGGGTCAGAAGTCGTGGAA ATACCATTGGCTCTGGGTGATCAGAAGAAGACTTCTTTCGTTAAGCCCATAGAGAAttatcattacaaggtgatgccttttggactGAAGAATGTGGAGTCTACttatcagaggatgatgaccaggatgttcaAACCACAACTGGGTAAAAAcattgaggtttacatagacgatatggtggtaaagagaAAGGTGGAGTCTGAGCACATAAACGATCTCGGAGATATTTTCGAGATACTGAGGAAACACAAACTGCGCCTCAATGCCACTAAATATTCTTTTGGGCTAGGCTCGGGCAAGTTTCTGGGTTATATGGTTACCCACTACGAAATTGAAGTCGACCCTGATTAG